A segment of the Methylomonas paludis genome:
AGCCAAATCCCTTTGAGTTTATGGTCAAACGCTCTGCAAAACCAAATAAGCTTGCCTAGCAGTCTATGGGGTAGGCGAACGGTATACACCATTCACCAGCACCCACTATTGGTAGCTGAATTTTTCCTGCCTGGTGGAGTTTACGCTCTTTAAACCTCGAGTTTATTTGGCATCAAGCTCGATATTGTGGTAACAATAAGCTTAATCTAGCAAAGCAGAACACAAGCAAATGATAGTACTTATTCTCAGCGGCTTAATACTGGCATTGCTGGTACAAACCCATAATCCATACTTGGTAATATTGGAAACACCGGAGGCATTAGGCTTAGGACTGGCTTTGATGGTTGCCAGTCTACTGGCCGGTTATCTGAAAAAAGTGCCTAATATCATCTGGCACGATGGCTTTGCCACTGCCGGCTTAATTGTCTGGTACGCTTATTGGAAACCGGAGTTTAACGAAGATGCGCCGATGTTTTTCTTTTTCCCTTTATATTTTGCCCTGCTAAGTTCGATCATGACTCTGGCCTTAATCAATAAAAGCCAATATTTCGATACTGAATCGGCACAGCATTTGCGATATCTGAATAAGATGATCCGCTTCGACATGAGCGCAGCGGTCATTTTCGTCATCTTAGGCCTGTTAATTACTAAACACTATGCCCTCTATCCAATGGCCATGACATTTTTTATCATTCGCCATACCATCACTGTCTGCCTGGATAATATAGAAACCTAACTGTTTTTTCTTAGCAACTCATCTATTTAACGGTTCCCACCTGACCGGCCAGACGCCCTTTTCGAAAGGGTGTCTGGCCGGAAACCAAGCGGCCTTAAGATCCATTCATAATCACCAAGGCATTATGGTGCCATCGTATTTTATAAACTGACCAGATTGACTCAGGGTAAAAGACTTAATGACCTGCCGCATCCCGGTGATACTTTGCTCAACATCAATCAAGGCATTTTCACCACCCATATCGGTTTTAACCCAACCTGGATGCAATATCAGCACGCCAATACCAAGACTTCGCAAGTCGATAGACAAGCTTTTTAGAGCGGCATTTAAGCCTGCCTTACTGGAGCGGTATACTAAACTGCCACCACTGGTGTTATCAGTAACACTACCCATCAAACTGCTGACTGAAGCTATCAGTTTATTGGCTCCCCGCTCCAGATGCGGTAGAAACGCTTCGGCCAACTTGACTGGGGCGATTGTGTTAATCAGTAAAGTGGTTTGCCAGACCTGATAATCCAGGGCACCAAAACCATGTTCCGGGGTGTCGCCGTAAACACCCGCATTATTTAACAATACATCAATCACCTCGTCAGCCAATTGTTCAGACAAACCGTCAATTTCGGCAAAATCAGTCACATCCAGAGCTTCTATCTGCACACTGGAATACTCATCTGCCAAAGCTAACAATGCCTTAGCAGACTCAGGCTTACGACATGTCGCAATTACCCGCCAACCTGCTTCAGCATATTGACGACTAAATTCAAGACCTAAGCCTCGATTTGCTCCTGTGATTAACACGGTTTTCTGCATATAACAACCCCTATTAATTAAAGCTAAACTAGCAAATGATAAAATTGGTATTAAACGCTACCATATATATCTTAGCTTGCTAAAGCAAGATGAGGCTAGCAGAAAATCAAAAAAAACAAGAAAAAAAACAGTAGATTGAGACTTCTATCTAGAGTAAATTGTAGATCAGTTTGCAATAAAACCAACTTTTTACTATAATAGGCTGTTTTACAGCATGGGTGATATTTAACATTCTGTAATAACTATCTTTGGAGAGATGGCCGAGCGGTCGAAGGCGCACGCCTGGAAAGTGTGTATACGGCAACGTATCAAGGGTTCGAATCCCTTTCTCTCCGCCATTTTAGCTTCCAACGAAGCTTAACGAAGTCAAAAAATCCTGAAATTTCAAGCCTTGAAGCAAATTTGTTGCGCAACAAAGCACAACGAAAACTATTGAAATTCACTATCAACTAGGGGTAACATTTGGGGTAACGTAGCCTAGCAAGATAGGAGTTACCCCAAATGCTTTCCGATACCGCTTGCAAAAACGCCCACAAACACGCCAAAGCCAGTAACGGCAAGGCTTTTAAGTTGGCCGATGAAAAGGGTTTGTTCCTACTTTTGAAGCCACAACAAGCCGGTTGGGGTAGGTGGTGGCGCTTCAAGTACCGTTTTGGGGGTAAGGAAAAACTGCTTTCATTGGGGACTTACCCCGAAATCAGCTTAAGCCAAGCACGCGACAAACGGGACGAACTACGAAAGCAAATAGCCAACGGCATAGACCCCGCCATTACCCGCATGGTTGAAAAAACCGGAAGCGGTGAAAACACTCTGAAGGCCGTCGCTAAGGAATACATGGAAGCCAATCGCAAGCGTTGGAGCGCCAGCCACTTCGCCCACCTTGAGCAATGCCTTACCCGTGACGTTTTCCCTTGGCTAGGGAACCGGCCAATTAAGGAATTAACGCCGGTTGAGGTATTGACCACGCTTCGCCGCATAGTTGACCGGGGAGCGTTGGAAACCGCCGCACGCACCAAGCAATTTATTGGGCAAGTTTTGCGCTATGGCGTCGCCACGGGCCGCGCGGAAAGGGATGTAACCGCCGATCTACGCGGGGCCTTGCCTTCGCCGGTTCGGGGCCATTTTCCAGCCATTACCGAGCCAAAACCCCTTGCGCAATTATTACGCGATATAGACGCCTATCAAGGCAATTTTGTGGTTAGAACCGCGTTACAACTCCAACCCTTAATTTTTGCCCGCCCTGCCAACCTTGCCGCCGCCGAGTGGACGGAATTTGACTTAGAGTTGGCCGAATGGCGAATAGCCGCCGACAAGATGAAAATGAAAGACGCGCATATTGTGCCGTTAAGCCGTCAAGCCCTGGCGCTATTGCGGGAGATTTACCCGTTAACGGGCAATGGGCGTTATGTATTCGCAAGCAATCAAGGAAAGAAAGGCGGCGAGCCTCATATAAGCCGCGAATCCATTGGCGCGGCAATCCGGCGTATGGGTTACCAAGGCCAGCATACCGCGCATGGCTTCCGCACCACTGCAAGCACCATGCTACACGAACAAGGTTTTCATTCCGACATGATCGAAAGGCAGTTATCACACGCAGAGCGAAACAAAGTTAAGGCCGCCTATAACCGCGCTCAGCACCTGCCCGAACGCCGCAAAATGATGCAAACATGGTCGGATTATTTGGATAGCTTGAAGTCCGGGGCGCAAGTGATACCGTTTAAAAAAATAGTTTAGTCAGTTTAACCAAGCCTAGCTCGACGGGGCGAAAGCAGGAAACCTTCAACCGGTTGGCTTGGTTTCCTTTTTTTGAGGATTGACACTTTGAAGGGGGGGGTGAAATGTCGATATCAGAAAGTAACCGAGAATGGTTTGATCGGTTGGATAAGTTTACGCTTTGCGAAATTATTTGTTTGCATAACGGAACATCTAGTTTTGAATGGCTTCGTAATAGATTTTTAAATTATCCATCTTATATTCAGCTTGAATACTCTAGTTGCAAAAGTATTTTGGATGTTTTTGGTGAAGATATTTTAAAAGAGATACAGAAATATCAAAGAAAAAATGGCGTGGATGCTTGGCATTATCTTTACCCAGACAATGTAACAAAAATCTTTTTAAGTAAGGATATGGCAAAGAAAATACTTACTTTATTAGGTGAAGAAGATAAGCCTAATTTTTTGTCGGAAAGTGATTTTGATAATACAATAGAAACTCATAAAACAATTAAAAAAAATAATAGAGATACATATGAGCGCCGAAAAGATAGCTATGATAGCTATAAATCAAAGTCTGGGATTGAGGATAAAAATTATACTCATGAACAAATTCTTAATTTATTGAAAAAATCTAATCCCAACCTTTGGAATATATGCATTAATACATTCTTAAAAGACTTTTGGCAGATATACAGTACAGAAAACAATTGCAAGAAAAAGAGTGGGCGGCCTGTAAAAAAACAAAGGGATTCCCAAGAATAAATAAAGGGGCACTATTAAAACATCAATTTAGTTACAAACAAAATAAAATTAAAATCAATAGTTTATGCATCTATAATCTAAGGCAATATAGGGAATGAGTTACACTCCTTAGTTTTCCTTGGTTTTTTAGTTGTATTTTTTTTCGTATTGTGTAACCCGTCTTATTAAGTATTTACGAGGGTTGTACAATGTCATCAAAGCGTGATCTGTTAGAGTTATCCGCACAAAGCGCGGCGCGTAAGTCAAGAACCAAAATTACTTATGCCGCTTATCCGTTACCAACCGAAGGCTTTGTGAGGCTTCCAAGCGTTCTAGCCGTTTTAGGTGTCTCTAAATCTTCCTTTCTTAATGGCGTTAAATCCGGATTGTATCCGGCAGGCAAGCTATTGTCTTCACGCTGCCGCGTCTGGTCGGCTGCTGAAATAAGGGCGCTATTAGATAAAATTGGGGGTGTGAAATGAAATACATACATGCAAAAGATGGTTGGTTGGCTGTCAAAACCAATTACGATGAAATTTTAAGCGGATTGAATGTTGATACCTTAAAACAATATCCGGTTATTGGTTGGTATGTTGATGATCCTCTAGTAAAGCCGATTACACCGGTTGGTATATTTACAGGTGAGTTTAGCGCTTCAATCGCACCCAATGGGCGAGTGTATTCCTTAAAACTGGAATTTACTTGTTTAGCAGATTGGCTGGAATACCTTCATAAACTGACTAATGTTGATGGGGGTGTTTAATGAGCTTAAATATACAACCCCAAGTTATACCGGCTTTACCTGGCTTTAATATTGTTATTTTGGATAAGGCAGGCCCTGAAGAAAATTACGCAGTTGTCGGCTATTATTTAGAACCAATCATAGGGTATTTAGTTGAGATTTATAAAAACAAAGAACGCGGCTATTTACAAACCAGTCATACACCGATAACCATAGATAATACTGACGGCTATGTCGCTATTAAGACGGATACCGGGCAGGTTTTTTCTGCTACTGGCGAGAATTATGCAAGTTTAGAAGCCTGGCTTAAAGATGAGTATGGTTTTTCTGCTCTTACCGATGATAGCGGCGGCGTATTATGAATTTGAGCAGCATTGATGACGCTTGCCGGGTGGCCTGCCTGGCCATTGGCGTTGAATATAAGGCTGTGCCTAGTGATGGCCGTTTTCATGTGGCTGATTTGGTGGACGATCACCGGGGCCGTAACGATGGCCGGATTAAGGTTTTTCCTGATCGGCAAGGCGGTATCGTTTGGAATCACAAAAGCGGCCAGAAACAGAGCTTTTTCGTTAATAACACAATTGATAAATCTACCCCGGTACAAGCCGCCGAGCGGGCGCGTATTAAAGCGGAACAGCGCCGGCGGACGGCGGAACAGTTAGAGCAGTTGGAAAAGGCTAGTCGGCGGGCGCAAGCCATCTGGTCGGCGGCTGCTCCCGCGCCAGTTGATCATCCTTACCTGGCGCGTAAGCAAGTTAAGCCTTATGGTTTGCGGTTGGGCTGCTGGAAGCGGGTGATTAAAACCGATGACGGCAGGCATAACACGTTATTAATTGAGGGTTGTTTGTTGGTACCGATGTTTTGCGAAACAGGTACGCTGAGTAGTTTGCAGGCGATTTTTCCGGATAAGCACCCGGTTTTAGATCGTGATAAAGACTTTTTGCCTAGTGGAGGTCTAGCTGGCTTGTTTTGGTGGCTGGGGGCAAAAACTGACAAGGTGCTGATTTGTGAAGGCTACGCTACCGGGGCCACTTTGCATGAAGAAAGCGGTTATCGGGTTTACCTGGCGTTTACGGCCAATAACCTGATGGCCGTGGGGCGGATTGTGCGGGCTAAGTTACCGGCGGCTGAGATTGTGTTTTGTGCTGATAATGATCAATCAGCCGGTAATCCTGGCCTGACCAAAGCCACCGAAGCGGCGGCTGACGTTGGCGGCAGTGTGGCCGTTCCCCCGATTGTGGGGGATTTTAACGACTATGCGCTGTATTTACGCGAGGTGGGCCATGTCGGATAAGGACACTAAGCCTGTATTGAAATTGATTGATTCCGCCAATAAACCACCGACCAAAAAAGCCGGTAATGTTGGAGGTGGTAGTGGCCAGGGGGGCGGGAAAAGCAAGAATGAAGGGCGACAATTTGGCAATTATCAAATCATTGATAATTGTTTTTATCATTTGAAATCAAAGAATGATGGCGGTTTTGAAAAAATTAAACTTTGTGATTTTTCATGTAAAGTGATTGAAGAAAGACTGACTGATGATGGTTTAAGTGAAGAAAGCATCTTGATTATTGAGGGGGTGCGTGAAAATGGTCAACTGTTAAGACGCGTTGAAGTATCGACTAAAAGCTTCTCTTCCAGGCAAACCACCTGGATTACGGACGCCTGGGGAATGAAGGCACTGGTATTGGCGGGTTCTCAAAAAATGGACAATATCAGGGTATGTATTCAAATGTATTCTAGGCTTGATGGTGATATTCCAGTAACCACCGTTTATAAGCACGGCGGCTGGAAAGAAATAGACGAACACTGGCTGTATTTGACTGGTACGGGGGCTATATCCGCCACCGGTCTGACGGATGGCTTTACCGTTGATCTTGGCCGGGGCCAGATGGGCAATTACCAGTTACCCGCGCCTTTGGCTGGTGATGGACTTAAACAAGCAGTGAATAATGCCTTAATGTTGTTGAAAGTCTGCCCGACAAAACCACATATAGGCGCGGCATTGCTGGCCGCTGCGGTTCGTGCCCCGTTGGGTGAATGCCACCCCACTGCTTTTGCTATCTGGCTGCATGGTTTAACCGGTTCGCGCAAATCGGCGCTGGCCGCCATTGTCCAAGCCTTTTTTGGCAATTTTGATGCTAACCGGGGTTTTCCCGGTAACTGGTCGGATTCCGTCAACGATTGTGAAATGAAAGCTCATCAAGCCAAAGATGGCGTTTTTACGGTAGACGATTTTAAGCCCAGTGTCAGCCAAGCCGAAGCGGCCAAACTGCACGCTATGGCGGAACGGTTGATTAGAAACACTGGCAATCAGGCCGGGCGTGGGCGGCGGGATTCTAATATGCAGGCCAAGGCCGCGCCTTTTAATCGTTCTATGATGCTGATTACAGCGGAAGACTTACCGCGTGGTCAATCCTTGCTTGGCCGCTTGCTGATTCTTGAATTAAACCGAATGGATGTTGATAACGCGGTTTTATCCGAATTACAGCGGGCTGCAGCGTTAGAACAATTTACAGGTCTAATGTCTGCCTATCTGCAATGGTTAGCGCCGCGCCTGGATGATCTAAAGCGCAGTTTCCCGGAAATGATACAGCAGTTACGCAGCCTGGCTATTCGTGAAGGCTTTGCTGCCAGTCACCCACGCGCCCCTGAAATTTATGCCAACCTGATGGCCGGGATTGATACTTTTCTGGAGTTCTTAACGGATGTTGAAGCGGTAACATCAGTGCAAAGCAATAGCCTGTTACTGGCGATTGAAACCAGCTTAAAACAGGCCTTTACCGAGCAAACAGAGTACCAGACCGAACAAGACGAAACCGAGCGATTCTTAAAGCTATTACAGGCCGCGTTAAGTAGTGGTGAGGCCCATATAGCCGATAGATTAAACCAAGGGCCACCGAATGAGCGGCCATTTTCATGGGGTTGGCGTGATGCGGGTACCGATGTTACAGGGGATAAAATACTCAGCCCTAAAGGTGATTTGATTGGGTGGTATTCTGAAATCAGTTCAGCCGGGCCAGCTGAAGTCTGGCTACAACCGGAATGCGTTTTTAAGGTCGTGCAACAGTTCGCCAGAGGTCAAGGTGAAACCTTTCTAATAAGTCAGCCTAGCTTATGGCGGCGGATGCAGGAAAAAGGCTTGATATTGAAAACTGAACCGGATACCAAGTCTAAAAAACCGCGTACAGCCGTTAAGCGCACAGTTGCCGGGCGTTCTGTTCGTGTGATGGTGCTGTCTGCTGAATTAATTGAGTCTGGTTAATCCCCGCACCCCCCGAAATTTACGCCATAGGATAGCTGTCAGCCGCTTTGAAGGCCGGTTTTTTGTGAGTTTAACCGCTCAATGCTGAAAAACAGTTATAGGGTATATATAAATTTTTGGGGAATTTGGGGAAATACTACTTAAGCCTATAGATACCAAGGCTTACAGCCTCCCCAAAAGTTTTTTATAGTTGGGGAAATCCCCAAAAATTTAGGGGAGGCAGTCAAAAGGCCAGTATTCAAGAATTAGGCGGATTTTTGCCGTCTCCCCTAAAAATAGCCTATTTTATTTGGGGAGCTCCCCAAGTGTTGGGGAGGCTGTAGGCCGTGTCATTACTGGCCTAGCGGCCTATCTCCCCAACTCCCCAAGTTTTCACACATGGGGGGGTATAAATATTTTATAAGGTAGCGTTCTCAAGATGGCCGGTCATGGGCAAAATTAATGAAATGGGAAAACCCATTTTTGTGAATGGATGGGCGCTGGATGCCTGGCCGGTGTTTTGGTTTTGTTTTGGCCTTGCCGGACACCCGACAAAACATGACAAATCATGACATTTTGAAAATTTTTTCAATAGGTTATGCATAAATTGTCGGGTTTTGAGTATAAAAGCACTGGTTTAGGCGTTACCAATCGGGCTTTGCCCGCTACTCATGGCGTGGAAAATAGGGGCGCGGGGTGTGTTTGACAAGATTATCGGGATTAACTATCCTTATTGCCGATCTGACGTTGTGGCCATCGCGATTGTTGCGTCTCGCCACCGGATTAAAAGCCTTTGCTTCGGTAAAGGCTTTTTTGTTTTGATTGATCAGCCGGCGGCGAATTGTTGGTTTTCTCTGTTGACACCCTACTTGCATAGTGCCACAATCAAACCGTCTTGCAGCAGCAAGGCCGGGCGTGAGAACCCGTTTGCACCGGCGAATAATCGCCACTTTTGCCAGTGGCTTTTTTATGCCCGCTATTTTGCGTGGCGTTAATTGCTTTCTGTTATGGCGGGGTTGTTTGGGCAGTCGCAAGGCTGGCCGCACCGATGCGCGGTATTCTCACCCCTTGCAATCCCGTCACCCATGACGTGAGAATCACGGGTGGTGGTTTATATTTCAGCATCGGAGTAACTGCCATGAACAGCACCAATAATCCCGCTCAAATCGAGCATAATCAAAGCATTCTTAATAATCTGCATCAATCCTTTGCCGGGTTGGCGTTCTGCTATGGTATGACGGCCAAAGAGATTGAACGCAATGAATTGACCGGCAGCGCCTTGGTTTGCCTACAAAGCGAGTGTGAAGCACTGGCCGCCCTGGTTAAGTCTATTCGCGCCAGTCGCGTCGGGGGTGTGCAATGAGAGCGGTTAGCAATCACTCAGCCGATTCAGGCAGCATAATTAAGATCCCGCATTTTGTTTGTGATGAACGCGGCAGGTATCGTGCTAGAGCAGCCCTGACTGAAGCGCAAATCATTAAGGCGGCCAAGGTGCTGTTGAATAGGCAAATCAGCCAAGGCGTGGCGCTGACCAGTCCAAATTTTACCGCCACCTGGCTGCAAGCCCATTACCGTGATTTAGAACATGAAGTATTTGTTTGTCTGTTCCTGGATAACCAGCACCGTATCATTAATGCTGAACAGTTATTCAGGGGTACGATAGATAGCGCGTCTGTTTATCCGCGCGAAGTGCTGAAACGGGCTTTACAGTTGAATGCTGCGGCTCTTATCTTTGCCCATAATCATCCCAGCGGTATTTTATCACCCAGTAATGCAGACAAATACATCACCGAAAAGCTGGTTAAGGCTTTGGCGCTGGTTGATATTCGGGTGTTAGATCATTTTATTGTCAGCAAACGGGGTTATTTTTCGTTTGCCGAGCATGGCTTGCTTTAATAATCCTTGAAACCCAAAGCATAGAGTTATGACTAAAGAATTAGGGATTTATAAAATTAGCCCTACCGATAACGAGCAAGTTGTTTTACTTAAACTCGATGAAGCTGAATTGAAAGCTATTGAATTGCATATTGAAAAATTAAAAGAGTCTATTTGCGCTATTTCTTCGTGCGCGTCGCTCCTGGATTATTTTTGGATGCGGACGATGTGGGCGATCATATTCCAGAAAAGCTAAAAGCGGCTTTTATCTTGAGCGGTTTGATTTCGACAATTCATGTTGCTACCAATCAAGCTAGTGAGGCGGTTGAATGGTTTGAAAATCAAACCAGGCTGGCTGATAACTGTAGATGATCGGATTTGAGTTTTTAAAGTGCAAAAACAAAGGCCGGGTTGGCTTGAGTACCATCCGGGTCCAATTCCCGGCGTAAGCAAGTCAATGCGGCCTTTGTTCTTAGGATTTTATCAGTATTTTTTTAATGCCCGCAAGGCGAATTCATCCTGCCCGAAGTTTTTAATTTATGCTGCCAGGAGTTTATATAAAGTCGGTCTGCTAATACCGAAATCTTTGGCAACCTTGCTTTTATCCTGCCCTTGTTCAATCCGGACTTTGATGGTCGCTACCTGATCGGCTGTCAGTTTGGCCGGTGCGCCCAGCTTTTTGCCTTGGGCCTTGGCGGCTTCTATGCCTTCCCGTTGTCTTTCTTTAATCAGGGTTCTTTCAAATTCTGCAAACGCACCCAGCATTTGCAGCATAAGGGTTTGCATGGGTGAGGTATGAGCGGCTTCAAAGGTTAAATGCTCCTTGTAGAATTTAACGGTTACGCCTTTTAGGGTTAGCGTTTCGATGAGGGTTTGCAGGTCTTTTAAGTTCCTGGCTAACCGGTCGATGCTGTGAACGTGTAAAACGTCACCTTCCCTTAAATGATTAAGGCAGTTGCTGAGTTCTGGCCGATTTGCATCTTTGCCGCTGGCCTTGTCGGTAAAGGTACGGTCTAGTTGCACGTCTGCCAATTGGCGTTCTGTGTTTTGAGAAGTTGAGCTTACCCGGATGTATCCAATGTGTTGACCTTTCATGATCTTGCCCCGCTAAGTGTAAAATAAAGTCTTAAAGTAAGATTATCATGTGTAAATAAAATGTCAAATTAACTTTTATTTACACGGCAGAATGCGGGTTTGCGGGGGTGGCCGGTTGTGTAAAATAATGTATACTTTGCTTACATATCATTACGACTTTTTCTTGAATCTTTAGGGGCACAGCTCTGTACACGACAAAACGCGCCACTTAAATTCTGAGGGTTATTTTCCCAGACCGACTTCGGTCATAATCGATCATAGTCGGCGGACATAAAAACAAAATCCAGAATCGAAGCATCTCATCAGCCGATTTAACCGTTTTCAACAAAAAGTTATTCAGCTCGTCTAGCCCATAACGAAACAAGCTACATTCCGGGCGACCGTGTTGTTTGATGGTTAACGGCTTAACGGCTCGATGTTTCCATTCCCCGACTTTATGGGCCCAGCAAAAAGCAATGGCTTGGAGCGCCATGACTTTCTTAATCCGATAATACCGGGTCAGCCGGGTCTCTTCTAAATGGAAGCCGCGCCCTTTCAAGCATTGGAACAGGTTTTCAATTTGCCAGCGCTGGCCGTAAACTTGAATCGCCTGAGCCAAGCGCTGGTTACTGGCCAACACTAATAGCTCGTTGGTCTCTAATTTTAAGGCGTTCAACCAAACCCACTGATCGCCAATGCGCTGTCTTTTCCTCAGTACGCGCTGCTCGCCCGCCTTTAAATCCCGGAATAGGGCTTGAACGGGCTTTCCGGCGTGGCGGCGATTGGTCAGTAACTGATTGTCTTTCATCCGAATCAAATACGGAATGGTATGGTCTGTTAACCATTGCCACCACTGATCGCCAATAAACTCCCGGTCAGCCAATACGCCTTGAATGCCATGCCGACCAAACTGCCGGATGAAGCGTTGCAATAAGGCGATTCGTTCACGCTGATTGGAGTTACCCTGCTTATTCAACACCAACCAGTACACCGGCACCGCCATGCCTTTATAAGCAATCGCCAGGGTGAGGATATTCAGATTGGCCTTTCCCCATTTCCAGTTAGTGCGATCCAGAGTCAAATAATACGACTGGCCCTTAAAATCAAACAACTGCATGATCAGATGCGCCACGGCGTCATAATCAAAAACAACGGTTTGAAAAAAACGCTGAAGCCGCCTGTACCGGGACTTTAAGGTCGCCTGTCCACCAAAATTCACCGCTAATTGCGTTAAATTCATGTGCCTGGATTGGATTAACGCCAGTAACAGACCGATAAAACAATCTAAACGGCGCTTGCTCCAAGACACATGGTCTTTTAAAATCGCTCTAAGCCCATCGTTTAAGTCCATGTTCACCCCCTTTTTTACTCATTAGAGAGTGAAACAGATTTGCGATGGGCTTTCAAGTCATAAGCTTAGATCATCTTCTTTAGCCGGTTTTTAGGTTTTGTCGTGTACAGAGGGGGCACAGTTTTGAATTGTCAATATTTTTTTGATATCCCGGTTTATCGGCTGACTAAAGAAGCTTATGAGGCGCAACGACAAGCATACATTGAAGCGAATTGCAAAACGGATAACATTAATCTTAAAGATTACCATTTTAACAAGTTCGGCGGGTGCTGGAGATACAACGAAATAATTGGTTACATACGGTTACATTTTTTAGGTGATCAAATCCGAGGTGAATATTTCCGGATTAAAGCCAAGAGAATTACAAAAACTCGAAAAAAAACTTTTGAATTTGATACTTGGAATCTTGCACCGGAGATTGGCCTTACAGACCTAACACCAGAATTGGAAGTTTCACAGCTTACGAATGATCAGATTTATAGTGTTGTTAAAGAATATATTGACGAATGTCGAAAAGAATTATCGAAACATTCTTATATTGATACTGAAGTGTTTGATAATATTGGCGAATTTATTGATTGGGTTGGTCTTTACAAAGGTAGATAAAAAGTCATTTTAGATTGTTTTACCTTATTTACATGTCCGCCAACCTGGCGTCCACCTGTCTGCCGCGCGGGGATCGACGGCGCGCCGACTACTTGACCGATGGTTTTGCTGATCGAATGCCTGTCGGCTTCATGGCCGCTGGCGCGGGATCAACAGCCTGACGTTCACCAGGGCGCTGGCGTTTGGTTTGGTCGAATAACCGCTACTAATGGGTTTAACCAATCAGAAGCAGGGGTAACTTTTAGGGTAACTTTAGATAAAACAATAAAAACTTTCGTTTTAAATCAATATCTAATGTGTTTAATTCTAGTGTCTTTCTCCCGCCAATTTTGCATCCAATAAGCTGCAAAGAAGTCCACTAACCCGCAAGACATCAAGCTTAGCGGGTTTTTTATTGTCCAACGATGTCCTATTGAATGTATTGAAATCCATTGCCTCCCCCGATTTTGCATGCACCCGTTACTTGATAGCTTTATGCAAATTACGCAACCGTTTAATAATTTCACCGCGCATTTGTTCGCGCCCTATAGAGTGCTTCAAGCCACTGCCAAATCCTGCAACCTGATCGGTAAAATTTCGATTTGCGTACAAAACCAGGGAACCATCAAGATATGGCAAGCAGGCAATAATTAGCTGATTGCTGTTATAGGAATGCCCAACATAAAACTGCCGGGCAAGTATCACCTCGCCAGCAGCCGAGCTTACTATGACGCGATGACCGAGAATAGCCGTAGGCCGGCCTTCAACCCGGCGATTAAGCCAATAAAATCCTTCATCTGTGCCATCCGGAAATGCTACGGGATAATTCAACCATGCCTTATAGACATCAGGAAAATAACGAGCCAGCAATTTGCTATCCTGCGTGGCTGACCGCAGTTCCTCAGCTGGATTCGCTTCTGTGCCGTTACCTCGATCATAAGTCGCGATGCCTTTTAAGCCGTTCTGACGATAAGCTTGCAAACGTTGCTGTAAAATAGCTCGATAGGT
Coding sequences within it:
- a CDS encoding toprim domain-containing protein — its product is MNLSSIDDACRVACLAIGVEYKAVPSDGRFHVADLVDDHRGRNDGRIKVFPDRQGGIVWNHKSGQKQSFFVNNTIDKSTPVQAAERARIKAEQRRRTAEQLEQLEKASRRAQAIWSAAAPAPVDHPYLARKQVKPYGLRLGCWKRVIKTDDGRHNTLLIEGCLLVPMFCETGTLSSLQAIFPDKHPVLDRDKDFLPSGGLAGLFWWLGAKTDKVLICEGYATGATLHEESGYRVYLAFTANNLMAVGRIVRAKLPAAEIVFCADNDQSAGNPGLTKATEAAADVGGSVAVPPIVGDFNDYALYLREVGHVG
- a CDS encoding helix-turn-helix transcriptional regulator, producing MSSKRDLLELSAQSAARKSRTKITYAAYPLPTEGFVRLPSVLAVLGVSKSSFLNGVKSGLYPAGKLLSSRCRVWSAAEIRALLDKIGGVK
- a CDS encoding tyrosine-type recombinase/integrase, with product MLSDTACKNAHKHAKASNGKAFKLADEKGLFLLLKPQQAGWGRWWRFKYRFGGKEKLLSLGTYPEISLSQARDKRDELRKQIANGIDPAITRMVEKTGSGENTLKAVAKEYMEANRKRWSASHFAHLEQCLTRDVFPWLGNRPIKELTPVEVLTTLRRIVDRGALETAARTKQFIGQVLRYGVATGRAERDVTADLRGALPSPVRGHFPAITEPKPLAQLLRDIDAYQGNFVVRTALQLQPLIFARPANLAAAEWTEFDLELAEWRIAADKMKMKDAHIVPLSRQALALLREIYPLTGNGRYVFASNQGKKGGEPHISRESIGAAIRRMGYQGQHTAHGFRTTASTMLHEQGFHSDMIERQLSHAERNKVKAAYNRAQHLPERRKMMQTWSDYLDSLKSGAQVIPFKKIV
- a CDS encoding JAB domain-containing protein — protein: MRAVSNHSADSGSIIKIPHFVCDERGRYRARAALTEAQIIKAAKVLLNRQISQGVALTSPNFTATWLQAHYRDLEHEVFVCLFLDNQHRIINAEQLFRGTIDSASVYPREVLKRALQLNAAALIFAHNHPSGILSPSNADKYITEKLVKALALVDIRVLDHFIVSKRGYFSFAEHGLL
- a CDS encoding SDR family oxidoreductase gives rise to the protein MQKTVLITGANRGLGLEFSRQYAEAGWRVIATCRKPESAKALLALADEYSSVQIEALDVTDFAEIDGLSEQLADEVIDVLLNNAGVYGDTPEHGFGALDYQVWQTTLLINTIAPVKLAEAFLPHLERGANKLIASVSSLMGSVTDNTSGGSLVYRSSKAGLNAALKSLSIDLRSLGIGVLILHPGWVKTDMGGENALIDVEQSITGMRQVIKSFTLSQSGQFIKYDGTIMPW
- a CDS encoding cell wall-binding protein yields the protein MSDKDTKPVLKLIDSANKPPTKKAGNVGGGSGQGGGKSKNEGRQFGNYQIIDNCFYHLKSKNDGGFEKIKLCDFSCKVIEERLTDDGLSEESILIIEGVRENGQLLRRVEVSTKSFSSRQTTWITDAWGMKALVLAGSQKMDNIRVCIQMYSRLDGDIPVTTVYKHGGWKEIDEHWLYLTGTGAISATGLTDGFTVDLGRGQMGNYQLPAPLAGDGLKQAVNNALMLLKVCPTKPHIGAALLAAAVRAPLGECHPTAFAIWLHGLTGSRKSALAAIVQAFFGNFDANRGFPGNWSDSVNDCEMKAHQAKDGVFTVDDFKPSVSQAEAAKLHAMAERLIRNTGNQAGRGRRDSNMQAKAAPFNRSMMLITAEDLPRGQSLLGRLLILELNRMDVDNAVLSELQRAAALEQFTGLMSAYLQWLAPRLDDLKRSFPEMIQQLRSLAIREGFAASHPRAPEIYANLMAGIDTFLEFLTDVEAVTSVQSNSLLLAIETSLKQAFTEQTEYQTEQDETERFLKLLQAALSSGEAHIADRLNQGPPNERPFSWGWRDAGTDVTGDKILSPKGDLIGWYSEISSAGPAEVWLQPECVFKVVQQFARGQGETFLISQPSLWRRMQEKGLILKTEPDTKSKKPRTAVKRTVAGRSVRVMVLSAELIESG